A region of Vitis riparia cultivar Riparia Gloire de Montpellier isolate 1030 chromosome 1, EGFV_Vit.rip_1.0, whole genome shotgun sequence DNA encodes the following proteins:
- the LOC117922075 gene encoding protein IQ-DOMAIN 31-like: protein MGKSPGKWIKGLLFGKKSSKSNLSKGREISKHASKGDALVCAKVPASDLTVDAPLTSLPVPLTTARNGVVSDSEKGTASRLPNDGVILSSSKENGDTETIMNLGLSKDPERIRHEQAATKAQAAFRGYLARRAFRTLKGIIRLQALGRGRLVRRQAIATLCCVQGIVKFQALVRGRSVRHSNIGTEVHEKLSARKFPDAKCSNSFGLQTSNQAEKLSKNVFVCTLLASSPTSMPLHLQYGPGEPNSAWDWLERWTKSHFWEPLTKPKKIIDSKSQKKRGTSQTVETDRSRPKRSVRKATSAKFENGSTQSTLESDKPKRNLRKVSSHPVDSVQEHPKNATEKTKSKLRKNLKSTSDASDQLEVKAEKPKHSLRKSSSAASDAPEQGTGDSLKKIKKDMAVTVSKQSDIETSLKPLVENELVDDVHDHTLADLQCVENNGKSENIPEVNKDMSYKDNDISNDDQKTSQRRASLPGKYDYQENGLHNTPRLPSYMAATESAKAKLRALGSPRFGQDEADKNGITRRHSLPSSSTNGKLSSWSPRAQRLVQASGKGVFRSDRSLMSSRDGSEKLLQPEWRR, encoded by the exons ATGGGGAAATCCCCTGGAAAATGGATCAAAGGGCTACTCTTTGGGAAGAAATCATCCAAATCTAATTTGTCAAAGGGAAGAGAAATTTCA AAACATGCAAGCAAGGGAGATGCATTAGTTTGTGCTAAGGTACCAGCATCTGATTTGACTGTTGATGCTCCCTTGACTTCACTCCCTGTTCCTCTCACCACTGCTAGAAATGGAGTAGTCTCAGACTCAGAAAAGGGAACAGCTTCTAGATTACCAAATGATGGAGTTATTTTATCATCTTCAAAGGAAAATGGGGATACAGAAACAATCATGAATTTGGGTTTATCAAAAGATCCTGAAAGAATCAGACATGAACAAGCTGCAACAAAGGCACAAGCTGCATTCAGGGGTTATTTG GCTCGACGAGCATTTCGAACCCTTAAGGGCATCATAAGGCTTCAAGCACTTGGTCGCGGCCGTTTGGTTAGAAGACAAGCTATAGCCACCTTATGCTGTGTGCAGGGAATTGTTAAGTTCCAGGCACTGGTTCGTGGCCGAAGTGTCAGACATTCTAATATCGGGACTGAAGTGCATGAAAAACTGAGTGCGAGAAAATTTCCG GATGCCAAATGTTCAAACTCTTTTGGGTTACAAACATCTAATCAGGCAGAGAAGCtgtcaaaaaatgtttttgtctGTACG CTTCTTGCTTCATCACCTACATCAATGCCTCTGCACCTTCAGTATGGTCCTGGGGAGCCAAACTCAGCCTGGGATTGGCTAGAACGTTGGACGAAGTCACATTTTTGGGAACCCCTAACAAAACCCAAAAAGATTATTGACTCAAAGTCTCAGAAAAAGCGTGGCACTTCTCAAACGGTAGAAACTGATCGAAGTAGGCCAAAGCGAAGTGTTCGAAAAGCAACCAgtgcaaaatttgaaaatggatcTACTCAGTCCACATTAGAGTCAGATAAACCTAAACGCAACCTGAGGAAAGTTTCAAGCCATCCAGTAGATTCTGTTCAGGAGCATCCAAAAAATGCAACTGAGAAGACTAAaagtaaattaagaaaaaatctGAAATCCACATCAGATGCTTCTGATCAGCTAGAGGTTAAAGCTGAGAAACCCAAGCACAGTCTGAGGAAATCATCAAGCGCTGCCTCTGATGCCCCTGAGCAGGGCACTGgggattctcttaaaaagatcAAGAAGGATATGGCAGTGACAGTGTCAAAACAGTCTGATATTGAGACAAGTCTGAAACCACTTGTTGAAAATGAGCTAGTTGATGATGTACATGATCATACTCTGGCTGACTTGCAATGTGTGGAAAACAATGGTAAAAGCGAGAATATTCCTGAAGTGAACAAGGACATGAGCTATAAGGATAATGATATTAGCAATGATGACCAGAAAACCAGCCAGAGAAGAGCTTCTTTACCTGGAAAGTATGATTATCAAGAGAATGGGTTACATAACACACCAAGACTGCCTAGCTATATGGCAGCAACTGAATCTGCGAAGGCCAAACTGAGAGCATTAGGCTCCCCGAGGTTTGGCCAAGATGAGGCTGATAAGAATGGTATCACCAGACGACATTCTCTACCATCATCTTCTACCAATGGCAAGTTGAGTTCATGGTCACCACGAGCGCAAAGACTGGTCCAAGCAAGTGGCAAAGGAGTGTTCAGAAGTGACAGATCTTTAATGTCTTCTAGAGACGGTAGTG AGAAGTTGCTGCAACCAGAGTGGAGGAGGTGA